One genomic window of Tenacibaculum tangerinum includes the following:
- a CDS encoding cell division ATP-binding protein FtsE — translation MENPVLHLENADIYQQDNLVLSKVNFTLHKGDFYYLIGKTGSGKSSLLKTLYGDIRLQRGLGSIVDFDLKKMKEKDIPFLRRKLGIVFQDFKLLNDRNVFENLEFVLRATGWKDKTEMKNKIHEVLDKVGMKEKYYKKTFELSGGEQQRVAIARALLNDPELILADEPTGNLDPKTSLEVMELLNEIHQSGKTILMATHDYQLIVKFKQKVIKCEGGELFEVVQQTL, via the coding sequence ATGGAAAATCCTGTTTTACATCTTGAAAACGCAGATATTTATCAACAAGATAATCTGGTGCTATCAAAAGTAAATTTTACGTTGCATAAAGGTGATTTTTATTATTTGATAGGAAAAACGGGAAGCGGAAAAAGTAGTTTGTTAAAAACCTTGTATGGTGATATACGATTACAACGCGGATTGGGAAGTATCGTTGATTTTGATTTAAAGAAAATGAAAGAAAAAGACATTCCGTTTTTAAGAAGAAAACTAGGAATTGTTTTTCAGGATTTTAAATTATTAAACGATAGGAATGTTTTTGAGAATTTAGAGTTTGTATTAAGAGCTACTGGCTGGAAAGATAAAACAGAAATGAAAAATAAAATTCACGAAGTTTTAGACAAGGTGGGGATGAAGGAGAAATATTATAAAAAAACATTTGAATTGTCGGGAGGTGAACAGCAACGAGTTGCTATTGCCAGAGCTTTATTAAATGATCCTGAATTGATTTTAGCAGATGAGCCTACAGGGAACTTAGATCCTAAAACCTCATTAGAGGTGATGGAATTGTTAAATGAAATTCATCAGAGTGGAAAAACAATTTTGATGGCTACACACGATTATCAGTTAATCGTAAAGTTTAAACAAAAAGTAATTAAATGCGAGGGAGGAGAACTGTTTGAAGTAGTGCAACAGACGTTATAG
- the mdh gene encoding malate dehydrogenase — MKVTVVGAGAVGASCAEYIAIKNFASEVVLVDIKEGFAEGKAMDLMQTASLNGFDTKITGTTGDYSKTAGSDICVITSGIARKPGMSRDELLGINAGIVKSVAASLVEQSPNTIIIVVSNPMDTMTYLVHKATGLPKNRIIGMGGALDSARFKYRLAEALGAPISDVDGMVIGGHSDKGMVPLTRLATRNSVPVSEFLSEERIEQVKQDTKVGGATLTGLLGTSAWYAPGAAVSGLVQAIACDQKKIYPCSTLLEGEYGLSDLCIGVPVVLGKDGIEKIVEINLSEEEKTALTASAEAVKNNNAALNS, encoded by the coding sequence ATGAAAGTAACGGTTGTAGGAGCAGGTGCTGTAGGCGCGAGTTGTGCTGAGTACATTGCTATTAAAAATTTCGCTTCTGAAGTTGTTTTAGTCGATATTAAAGAAGGTTTTGCAGAAGGTAAAGCAATGGATTTAATGCAAACGGCTTCTCTAAATGGTTTCGATACTAAAATTACAGGAACTACAGGAGACTATAGCAAAACTGCGGGATCAGACATCTGTGTAATTACTTCAGGAATTGCTCGTAAACCAGGAATGTCTCGTGATGAGTTATTAGGAATAAATGCAGGAATTGTAAAATCGGTAGCTGCTAGTTTGGTTGAGCAATCTCCAAACACAATTATCATTGTAGTATCGAATCCGATGGATACTATGACGTATTTAGTACACAAAGCAACTGGATTACCTAAAAACAGAATTATTGGTATGGGTGGTGCATTAGATTCTGCTCGTTTTAAATACCGTTTGGCTGAAGCTTTAGGGGCTCCTATTTCTGATGTAGACGGAATGGTTATTGGTGGACACTCTGATAAAGGAATGGTACCGCTAACTCGTTTAGCTACTCGTAACTCTGTGCCTGTATCTGAATTCTTATCTGAAGAAAGAATAGAGCAAGTAAAGCAAGACACCAAAGTTGGTGGGGCTACCTTAACAGGATTGTTAGGTACTTCTGCTTGGTATGCTCCTGGTGCTGCAGTATCTGGATTAGTACAAGCTATTGCTTGTGACCAAAAGAAAATTTACCCTTGTTCTACTTTATTAGAAGGAGAATATGGTTTATCTGATTTATGTATTGGAGTTCCTGTTGTATTAGGAAAAGACGGAATAGAAAAAATCGTTGAGATAAACTTAAGCGAAGAAGAAAAAACTGCACTAACTGCTTCAGCAGAAGCTGTTAAAAACAATAATGCAGCATTAAATTCTTAA
- a CDS encoding TonB-dependent receptor codes for MKKHLSLLVLFVAVFTNAQNKNATSKAKDTIIKTEVVNVVTSYVPKITDAFKIKQKPIIEHTKETQKKALEYQIFSVPVASTFIPKSGAMKKIDLGKRERLYPNYVSIGFGNTISPMVEAYVRRNESYDSELGVYLSFLGSLDPVENTALSSTFYNIDLNLFYTQQERYFQWTVGLDAEKDKYNWYGLPENITFTDATVSAIEEAQSYNHFKVFGNIKPDDSFLEEANGVVSFFSDSFESAEFLVDGNAQFRFPLDNLYRELNDIYLNTTLNYIGGSFAYAYDAITPVDYKFITFGVHPTYKFNVQDLAIQLGAKSYFSMDAENSENNFFIYPNVEVSYPIVKELANIFIGASGDLTTNMYQSFTDDIPYLSPTLDMRQTHKKYDAFAGIRGKLNHQFSYNFKASYADTENHPFFVLNQSKSDGTNIAGTNGFTFYGYEYGNSFKVVYDDIQLITFFGEVAFDGIKNLTVGANAQFNKFTLTNELEPWNVPKIKGEVFATYKTTKWYAGTNLYFVGNRKARIYDTLLTDTYTTTDLKSYFDVNFNGGYHFDDSFSVFLNLNNVLNNSYQRFNNFNVQGFQAMGGLTWKFDSLF; via the coding sequence ATGAAAAAGCACTTAAGTTTACTTGTTTTATTTGTAGCAGTATTTACCAATGCACAAAATAAAAATGCCACTAGTAAAGCAAAAGACACCATTATAAAAACAGAAGTTGTAAACGTAGTAACTTCTTATGTTCCAAAAATTACTGATGCCTTTAAAATAAAACAAAAGCCAATAATTGAACACACGAAAGAAACTCAGAAAAAAGCTTTAGAGTACCAAATATTTTCGGTACCAGTAGCCTCTACCTTTATTCCTAAAAGTGGTGCTATGAAAAAAATTGATTTAGGAAAAAGAGAAAGACTATACCCTAACTATGTATCGATTGGTTTTGGAAATACCATCTCGCCTATGGTTGAAGCTTACGTAAGACGCAACGAAAGTTATGATAGTGAATTGGGTGTTTATCTAAGTTTTTTAGGCTCTTTAGACCCCGTTGAAAACACAGCGTTAAGCAGTACTTTTTACAATATAGATTTAAACTTATTTTATACTCAGCAAGAACGTTATTTTCAATGGACCGTTGGTTTAGATGCTGAAAAAGACAAGTACAACTGGTATGGATTACCCGAAAATATTACGTTTACCGATGCTACTGTAAGCGCTATTGAAGAAGCCCAAAGCTACAACCATTTTAAAGTATTCGGAAATATAAAACCCGATGACTCTTTTTTAGAGGAAGCTAACGGGGTAGTTTCTTTCTTTTCCGACTCCTTTGAAAGTGCCGAATTTTTAGTGGATGGTAATGCTCAATTTCGATTTCCTTTAGATAATTTATACCGTGAATTAAACGATATATACCTAAACACTACTCTTAATTATATAGGAGGCAGTTTTGCCTATGCGTATGATGCCATTACCCCTGTAGATTACAAGTTCATAACATTCGGTGTGCATCCAACCTACAAATTCAATGTACAAGATTTAGCTATTCAATTAGGAGCTAAAAGTTACTTTTCAATGGATGCAGAAAACAGCGAGAATAATTTTTTTATCTATCCTAATGTAGAGGTTTCTTACCCTATAGTAAAAGAACTTGCAAATATATTTATCGGAGCTTCTGGAGATCTAACTACGAATATGTATCAATCTTTTACAGATGACATCCCATACCTCTCTCCTACTCTTGACATGCGTCAAACTCATAAAAAATATGATGCTTTTGCAGGAATTAGAGGAAAATTAAATCACCAATTTAGTTACAACTTTAAAGCCAGTTATGCTGATACTGAAAACCATCCATTTTTTGTACTAAATCAATCAAAATCTGACGGTACCAACATCGCTGGGACTAACGGATTTACGTTCTACGGATATGAATATGGAAACTCATTTAAAGTAGTGTATGATGACATCCAACTAATAACCTTTTTTGGTGAAGTTGCTTTTGATGGTATTAAAAACTTAACCGTTGGAGCCAATGCACAGTTTAATAAATTTACATTAACCAACGAGTTAGAACCATGGAATGTACCAAAGATAAAAGGTGAAGTTTTTGCAACTTATAAAACTACTAAATGGTATGCAGGCACCAATCTTTACTTTGTAGGAAATCGTAAAGCGAGAATTTATGATACACTACTTACTGATACGTATACTACAACTGACTTAAAAAGTTATTTTGATGTAAATTTTAATGGTGGATATCATTTTGACGATTCTTTTTCGGTCTTTTTAAACCTCAACAATGTGCTAAATAACAGCTACCAACGATTCAATAATTTTAATGTACAAGGGTTTCAAGCAATGGGAGGTTTAACTTGGAAGTTTGACTCCTTATTTTAA
- a CDS encoding tetratricopeptide repeat protein: MRFNCFQKNCYLFLFLSIATSAIAQESAVNNDRNANFHKAIRLYNNKAYAASQELFRNVSSNTEKHHNLKADADYYDAMCAIKLEQDDADYRVNDFVENYPYNNKKEKAFLTVGNYYFANRKAAHALKWYQKVNEKLLSTEEKNELNYKMGYALLVSNYLKDAKSRFKTLLGNPIFGNDARYYYGYIAYKQENFGEAEDNLSQLANDATYQAKANYYILDISFKAGRFDKSIQIGEQLLATTKDKKEISEISKIVGESYFNLKKYEKAIPYLEAYQGKNGRWTNTDYYYLGYAFYQQKNYESAIGNFNKIIDGNNEVAQNAYYHLAECYLMQDKKLEALNAFKNASEMDYDADITQSASLNYAKLSYEEGNPYKSVPEVLKEFLVKYPASPNATEISNLLVTSYLHQKDYQGALDFLTTSEIPESKNMVHEVSLYRGIQLFNENKITDAKPYFIKAKESENDTIRSKGAYWLAETAYLLGDYQNALENFLSVSNKEISEATMLNYQLGYTNFKLKSYPNAAKHFLQFLEQNLDDNDLNDDASNRLGDSFYASKSYANAIKAYNKVIEEGGIGADYAQYQTAMSNGFLGKNDVKINNLETLISDYNDSQLKDDALFQLATTYTTLNKTSKAQKVYDRLLTKHPESNYVPSVLLRQGLLYYSNNQNSKAIQKYKDVVAKHPNSNEARQAVTNLKNVYIDLGKVDEYAAWVQNVSFANVTNEELDNATYQSAENKFLENNNTKAIEGFNKYLQEFPKGINLLKAHFYLGQAYANTKSFNKAIPHYDYVAKQNKSEFTEEALTKLANIYLQKENWTLGMAVLKQLEKEANYPQNIIFAQSNLMKGYYKKEDYTNAIACAEKVLSTGKVDTTIAEDAKIILARSSFKNNDFPTAEEYFNEVSRKATGELKAECLYYNAFFLHENKEYEYSNKAVQDLIANYSSYKYWGVKSYIIMAKNYYALKDAYQATYILENIIKNFTQYKDVIEEAKNELRSIKNKEAKTNESVTTQN; this comes from the coding sequence ATGAGATTTAACTGTTTTCAAAAAAACTGCTACTTATTTCTTTTTTTAAGCATTGCTACATCGGCAATAGCGCAAGAGTCGGCCGTAAACAATGATAGAAACGCAAATTTTCACAAAGCCATACGCCTATACAACAATAAAGCCTATGCTGCATCTCAAGAACTCTTTCGTAACGTTTCCTCAAATACTGAAAAACATCATAATTTAAAAGCAGATGCCGATTATTACGACGCTATGTGCGCTATAAAGTTGGAACAAGATGATGCTGACTACAGAGTGAATGATTTTGTTGAAAATTATCCCTATAACAATAAAAAAGAAAAGGCATTTTTAACCGTAGGTAATTACTATTTTGCCAATAGAAAAGCAGCTCACGCCCTAAAATGGTATCAAAAAGTAAATGAAAAACTATTGAGTACAGAAGAAAAAAATGAGCTCAATTACAAAATGGGGTATGCACTCTTAGTTTCTAACTATTTAAAAGATGCCAAATCGCGATTTAAAACCTTATTAGGAAATCCTATTTTTGGTAACGACGCCCGCTATTACTACGGATATATTGCTTACAAACAAGAAAACTTTGGTGAAGCAGAAGACAACTTAAGTCAGCTAGCCAATGATGCCACCTACCAAGCAAAGGCAAACTATTATATTTTAGACATTAGTTTTAAAGCAGGTAGATTTGATAAGTCTATTCAAATTGGAGAACAATTGTTGGCTACTACCAAAGACAAAAAAGAAATTTCGGAAATTTCTAAAATTGTGGGTGAAAGTTATTTCAACCTTAAAAAATACGAAAAAGCAATTCCGTATTTAGAAGCTTATCAAGGAAAAAATGGTCGTTGGACAAATACCGACTACTACTATTTGGGCTATGCTTTTTATCAGCAAAAAAATTACGAATCTGCCATTGGTAATTTTAATAAAATTATTGATGGAAATAACGAAGTAGCTCAAAATGCATATTACCACCTAGCTGAATGTTACTTAATGCAAGATAAAAAGCTTGAAGCTTTAAATGCTTTTAAAAATGCTAGTGAAATGGATTATGATGCTGATATCACTCAGAGCGCTTCACTAAACTATGCTAAATTGAGTTATGAAGAAGGCAACCCGTACAAAAGCGTTCCTGAAGTATTAAAAGAGTTTTTAGTTAAATACCCTGCTTCGCCAAACGCTACAGAGATTAGTAATTTGTTAGTTACCTCGTACCTACATCAGAAAGACTATCAAGGTGCTTTAGACTTTTTAACCACTTCTGAAATACCAGAAAGCAAAAACATGGTTCATGAAGTTTCTTTATACAGAGGTATTCAGTTATTTAATGAAAATAAGATTACCGACGCAAAACCATACTTTATAAAAGCCAAAGAATCGGAAAATGATACAATACGTAGCAAAGGTGCGTATTGGCTAGCTGAAACAGCCTACTTGTTAGGCGATTATCAAAATGCACTCGAAAATTTCTTATCTGTATCTAACAAAGAAATTAGTGAAGCTACAATGTTAAATTATCAGTTAGGATACACCAATTTCAAATTAAAAAGTTATCCGAATGCCGCAAAACACTTTCTACAATTCTTAGAGCAAAATCTTGACGACAACGATTTAAACGATGATGCCTCAAACCGCTTAGGAGATTCTTTTTATGCCTCTAAAAGCTATGCAAATGCCATAAAAGCATACAACAAAGTGATTGAAGAAGGTGGAATTGGAGCAGATTATGCACAATATCAAACTGCCATGAGCAATGGTTTTTTAGGTAAAAACGATGTGAAAATTAACAATCTTGAAACCCTCATTAGCGACTACAACGACTCTCAATTAAAAGACGATGCTTTATTCCAATTAGCAACTACCTATACAACTTTAAACAAAACCTCAAAAGCACAAAAAGTTTATGACCGCTTATTAACAAAACACCCAGAGAGTAATTATGTGCCAAGTGTGCTATTACGCCAAGGGTTACTGTACTACAGTAATAATCAAAATAGCAAAGCCATTCAAAAATATAAAGACGTAGTTGCAAAACATCCTAATTCGAATGAAGCAAGACAAGCTGTTACCAATCTTAAAAATGTATATATCGACTTAGGAAAAGTAGACGAATACGCTGCTTGGGTTCAAAATGTAAGTTTTGCCAATGTTACCAACGAAGAATTAGACAACGCCACGTATCAGTCGGCTGAAAATAAGTTTTTAGAAAATAACAACACCAAGGCTATAGAAGGCTTCAATAAGTATTTACAAGAATTTCCGAAAGGAATCAACCTATTAAAAGCACACTTTTATTTGGGGCAAGCGTATGCAAACACCAAATCATTCAATAAAGCAATTCCGCATTACGATTATGTAGCAAAGCAAAATAAAAGTGAGTTTACCGAAGAGGCATTAACAAAACTTGCCAATATATACCTTCAAAAAGAAAATTGGACTCTTGGAATGGCGGTTTTAAAACAGTTGGAAAAAGAAGCCAACTATCCGCAAAACATCATTTTTGCACAAAGCAACTTAATGAAAGGGTATTATAAAAAAGAAGATTATACTAATGCGATTGCCTGCGCTGAAAAAGTTTTGAGCACAGGAAAGGTAGATACTACTATTGCAGAAGATGCAAAAATTATTTTAGCACGTTCTTCATTTAAAAACAACGACTTTCCTACCGCAGAAGAATACTTTAACGAAGTAAGTAGAAAAGCAACTGGCGAACTAAAAGCGGAATGTTTGTATTACAATGCTTTTTTCTTACATGAAAACAAAGAATACGAATACTCAAACAAAGCAGTTCAAGACTTAATTGCCAATTACTCGTCATACAAGTATTGGGGTGTGAAAAGCTACATTATAATGGCCAAAAATTATTATGCCTTAAAAGATGCCTACCAAGCAACCTACATCTTAGAAAATATTATTAAAAACTTTACGCAATATAAAGATGTAATAGAAGAAGCCAAAAATGAGCTTCGTAGCATTAAAAACAAAGAAGCAAAAACAAACGAATCAGTAACTACCCAAAACTAA